In Patescibacteria group bacterium, one genomic interval encodes:
- a CDS encoding YbaB/EbfC family nucleoid-associated protein has translation MFGKLKYMKDLRSQAKTMQNALAQESITVEKSGIKVVMNGNMEIISLSINEELAKESLEGIIIGCLNEAIKKTQRLMAQKMQEMGGLPGLK, from the coding sequence ATGTTTGGAAAACTAAAATATATGAAAGACCTGCGCTCGCAGGCAAAAACCATGCAGAACGCTTTAGCCCAAGAATCAATAACGGTTGAAAAAAGCGGAATAAAAGTAGTCATGAACGGCAACATGGAAATTATTTCTTTATCCATAAATGAAGAATTGGCCAAAGAATCTTTGGAGGGAATAATAATTGGCTGCCTTAATGAGGCTATAAAAAAAACCCAAAGGCTGATGGCGCAAAAAATGCAGGAAATGGGAGGCCTGCCTGGTCTTAAATAA